From the Fibrobacter sp. UWB11 genome, one window contains:
- a CDS encoding NACHT domain-containing NTPase gives MSILTILNSIPKIIPIILDFRKIFSLDVLKRKLDDSIFKLGPRYTPELHVNLPIEENFKMLAKDEDSLSCMFPYFKGFSEKSNGVGLVGNSQYDNLVDNFKQSVDFIANFYFSFEKNRRKPVDLDSLKNEIEKANKMLVNIYMCGLNLKKQTVPKEIKNQIQYNEVKINDAGNELRKLQKFFNESGRFIQNQIMLIVGKAGSGKSHLLADIATKRLQCKKWTCLFLGNTFERGSLWKQFLEKMSVKWDEIIFLRCLNLYGWLKRCRCLIFIDALNECDVPNFWAQNLEMFLNDIRKYPNVGVVLSVRSEYKDYVISERVQSLLCLVTHKGFNMASFEAVKHFFEYYEINLPNTPMLNPEFSNPLFLKLFCELLKKRGLHEIPSGFNSLLDIFKNYIEDVNERISRKYNIDPSLYLIRTSIENIALEMLKQKKELISSECALKSLDESFCSSGIRAVDIFSELVSEGILIKSYDKEKKVSILFAYERYYDLLVAKALLGTEHNPENIKLMFKDGGSLHEYVTSEFGFFNYVGLLNAWAILLPDNYDLELFEIIADEDIIATQEPFIEGLLWRKKIDIRKIHNYIITYILPEKYYKNKWLDTLLLLCSKPECALNSDYLHEYLFPLSMGNRDAEWSIFISTQDDSDINNVKRIIDWTWHNDDLELLSDESTRLLGQMLIWFLTSMNREVRDESSAALVNLLKNKIDVLIFLLDKFKNVNDPYVLQRMYAVAFGCVTNNFDRDCIKRLCECVYKNIFEPVNVIPDILLRDYAMNTIEYGKYLGIKFDFDIRKIYPPYRSVMPTHFPTNSDVDANLIPYGKKVVSSPEYAINIILHSMTTEYGRGTSHYGDFGRYVWDSAFDDWNIDTNLLSNYAIMWILKDSGYDYNIHGEFDMSVSHGERFGNICERIGKKYQWIAFYDLLARVSDNCQMKKGSYKGSFEPFVRDFDPTTITKSIYNADDVFYSRFKKEWRWNQKNKKWISKKNNYPSIENFLLEKDANNNDWIILEQSIILIQPNQLRKTFNIGKQFECEIKSYIMTDRDFNSFLHWSKGSNFYGMQLPEKQQCYRTYSREYCWSRAYEAEYGNDYDWDTIGDLNEKNVASVALTTYCYYWENEYDHSKKDLFSFMKPSKELCELMGLHQGIKDGEFADETGHVVCKDPSVNENHPSCLMVRKNEFLIALKKRGLKIAWTILGEKRIAVSSLKEEESDDWMTLSGVGYMRSGKPYVKMNHFMNQ, from the coding sequence ATGTCTATTTTAACTATACTGAATTCAATACCAAAAATTATACCTATAATATTGGATTTTCGGAAAATTTTTTCATTAGATGTTTTAAAAAGAAAACTTGATGATAGTATTTTCAAGTTAGGCCCTCGTTATACGCCTGAATTGCATGTGAATTTGCCAATTGAAGAAAATTTTAAAATGTTAGCTAAAGATGAAGATAGCCTTAGCTGTATGTTTCCCTATTTTAAGGGATTTAGTGAAAAAAGCAATGGTGTAGGATTGGTTGGAAATTCTCAATACGATAACTTAGTTGATAATTTTAAACAAAGTGTAGATTTTATAGCGAATTTTTATTTTTCTTTTGAAAAAAATAGAAGAAAGCCTGTTGATCTTGATTCTTTAAAAAACGAAATCGAAAAAGCCAACAAAATGTTGGTGAATATTTATATGTGTGGATTGAACCTAAAAAAACAAACGGTACCAAAAGAAATCAAAAATCAGATACAATATAATGAAGTAAAAATAAATGATGCTGGAAACGAATTAAGGAAACTGCAGAAATTTTTTAATGAATCAGGGCGTTTCATACAAAATCAAATAATGTTAATTGTAGGTAAAGCTGGTTCTGGCAAATCGCATTTGCTTGCTGATATAGCTACGAAAAGACTTCAGTGTAAAAAATGGACTTGTCTTTTTTTGGGGAATACCTTTGAAAGGGGAAGTCTTTGGAAACAATTTTTAGAAAAGATGTCGGTAAAATGGGATGAGATAATCTTTTTGCGTTGCCTTAATCTATATGGTTGGTTAAAGCGTTGTCGATGTTTGATTTTTATAGACGCGTTAAATGAATGTGATGTTCCGAATTTCTGGGCGCAAAATTTGGAAATGTTTCTGAACGATATTCGCAAATATCCCAATGTTGGGGTTGTTTTAAGTGTTCGTTCAGAATATAAAGATTATGTTATATCTGAGCGGGTACAATCTTTACTTTGCCTTGTTACGCATAAAGGATTTAACATGGCTTCTTTTGAGGCTGTTAAACACTTTTTTGAATATTATGAAATAAATCTTCCAAATACGCCCATGCTGAATCCTGAATTTTCTAACCCTTTATTTTTAAAACTTTTTTGTGAATTGTTAAAAAAAAGAGGATTGCACGAAATTCCTAGTGGGTTCAATAGTCTTCTTGATATTTTCAAAAACTATATTGAAGATGTTAATGAAAGAATTTCAAGAAAATATAATATAGATCCTTCACTGTATTTAATAAGAACATCTATAGAAAATATTGCTTTAGAAATGTTGAAACAAAAAAAAGAACTGATATCTAGCGAATGCGCTCTCAAATCACTAGATGAATCATTCTGTAGTTCAGGAATTAGAGCTGTAGATATTTTTAGTGAATTAGTGTCTGAGGGAATTCTAATAAAATCTTATGATAAAGAAAAAAAAGTAAGTATATTGTTTGCTTATGAAAGATATTATGATTTATTGGTCGCGAAAGCTTTGCTCGGAACAGAACATAATCCTGAAAATATTAAATTAATGTTTAAAGATGGTGGTTCATTGCATGAGTATGTTACATCTGAATTTGGTTTTTTCAATTATGTTGGGCTTTTGAATGCGTGGGCAATTCTTTTACCAGATAATTATGATTTGGAACTTTTCGAAATAATTGCGGATGAAGATATCATAGCAACGCAAGAGCCTTTTATTGAAGGGCTGTTGTGGCGTAAGAAAATAGATATAAGAAAAATTCATAATTACATAATTACATATATTTTGCCAGAAAAATATTATAAAAATAAATGGCTAGACACGCTTCTACTTTTGTGCTCAAAGCCTGAATGTGCATTAAATAGCGATTATCTTCATGAATATTTATTCCCATTAAGTATGGGAAACCGGGATGCTGAATGGTCTATTTTTATAAGTACACAAGATGACTCTGATATAAATAATGTTAAACGAATAATTGATTGGACTTGGCATAACGATGATTTAGAATTATTATCTGATGAATCAACTCGGTTATTAGGCCAAATGTTGATTTGGTTTTTGACATCAATGAATAGAGAAGTACGAGATGAATCATCAGCAGCTCTTGTAAATTTGCTGAAAAATAAAATAGATGTTTTGATTTTCTTGTTAGATAAGTTTAAGAATGTGAATGATCCATATGTTTTGCAGAGAATGTACGCAGTTGCTTTTGGATGTGTGACAAACAATTTTGATAGAGATTGTATAAAAAGATTGTGCGAATGCGTGTATAAAAATATTTTTGAGCCTGTAAATGTTATTCCTGATATTTTATTACGTGATTATGCAATGAATACAATTGAATATGGGAAATATTTAGGTATAAAATTTGATTTTGACATAAGGAAAATTTATCCACCATATAGAAGTGTAATGCCGACGCATTTCCCCACAAATAGTGATGTTGATGCAAACTTGATTCCTTATGGAAAAAAGGTTGTTAGTTCTCCAGAATATGCAATAAATATAATTCTACATTCCATGACAACAGAATATGGTCGAGGAACATCGCATTATGGAGATTTTGGAAGATATGTTTGGGATAGTGCTTTTGATGATTGGAATATTGATACCAATTTATTGAGTAATTACGCCATAATGTGGATTCTAAAAGATAGTGGGTATGACTATAATATTCACGGTGAATTTGATATGAGTGTGTCTCATGGCGAACGTTTTGGAAATATATGTGAACGGATAGGAAAAAAATATCAGTGGATTGCTTTCTATGATTTGCTTGCAAGAGTGTCTGATAATTGCCAAATGAAAAAAGGTTCGTATAAGGGGAGCTTTGAACCCTTTGTAAGAGATTTTGATCCGACAACTATAACAAAATCTATTTATAATGCAGATGACGTATTTTATTCTCGGTTCAAGAAAGAATGGCGTTGGAACCAAAAAAATAAAAAATGGATTTCAAAGAAAAATAACTATCCTTCTATAGAAAACTTTCTTTTAGAGAAAGATGCTAACAATAATGATTGGATTATTTTAGAGCAATCAATAATTTTGATTCAGCCTAATCAATTGCGTAAAACATTTAATATCGGAAAACAGTTTGAGTGTGAGATAAAAAGTTACATTATGACTGATCGCGATTTCAATTCTTTTTTGCACTGGTCAAAAGGAAGTAATTTTTATGGAATGCAATTGCCTGAAAAACAGCAATGTTATAGGACTTATTCTAGAGAGTATTGTTGGTCTAGAGCTTATGAAGCTGAATATGGTAATGATTATGATTGGGATACGATTGGTGACTTGAATGAGAAAAACGTAGCATCAGTTGCGTTGACAACCTACTGTTATTATTGGGAAAATGAGTATGATCATTCTAAAAAAGATCTTTTTTCATTTATGAAACCCTCAAAAGAATTATGCGAATTAATGGGTTTACATCAGGGAATCAAAGATGGTGAGTTTGCTGATGAAACAGGTCATGTTGTTTGTAAAGATCCTTCTGTTAATGAAAACCATCCCTCATGTTTGATGGTTAGAAAAAATGAATTTTTAATTGCGTTAAAAAAACGTGGACTTAAAATTGCATGGACGATTCTTGGAGAAAAAAGGATTGCTGTTTCTTCTTTAAAAGAAGAAGAAAGTGATGACTGGATGACATTGTCTGGAGTTGGATATATGAGGTCAGGGAAACCTTATGTTAAAATGAACCATTTTATGAATCAATAA
- a CDS encoding restriction endonuclease subunit S: protein MEMTKYKLGDVLNFYNGRLRPNSKGPFPVFGGNGIIDYVAEYNYENNIIVGRVGANCGSVQKYDGKCWVSDNAISVTVKDGFSKDCVYYLLKLLDLNKKHVGAAQPLLTQEIISNLVVYLPKYDDQKKIASVLSALDDKIALNKKMNQKLEAMAKRLYDYWFVQYDFPDKNGHPYKTTGGPMTYNSTLKREIPVGWDVAPISEFIEKNFNGEWGKEEASEDDIRVHCVRGADIVDMVDMPVRYISTKKKDRILNPNDIIVEISGGSPTQSTGRATFVTRNTLNRFDSPMTCSNFCQIIRLKDAKCASYFFEMWQKFYASDIFFNFEGKTSGIKNFQTDSFIATPWAHPPKELMYKFDEMYQSFMKKKERLIAENQKLTTLRDKLLPLLMNGQVVVH from the coding sequence ATGGAAATGACGAAATACAAATTGGGTGATGTTTTAAACTTTTATAATGGTAGATTAAGACCGAATTCTAAAGGTCCCTTTCCTGTTTTTGGTGGAAATGGGATTATAGATTATGTTGCTGAATATAATTATGAAAACAACATCATCGTTGGTCGTGTTGGTGCTAATTGTGGAAGTGTTCAAAAATATGATGGTAAGTGTTGGGTCTCTGATAATGCGATATCTGTTACTGTTAAAGATGGATTCAGTAAGGATTGCGTTTATTATTTATTAAAACTTCTTGATTTGAATAAAAAGCATGTAGGGGCTGCTCAGCCTCTACTAACTCAAGAAATAATCTCAAATTTAGTCGTTTATTTGCCTAAATATGATGACCAAAAGAAAATTGCTTCCGTCCTTTCCGCATTAGATGATAAAATCGCCCTGAACAAAAAGATGAACCAGAAACTCGAAGCAATGGCAAAACGCCTATACGACTACTGGTTCGTTCAATACGACTTCCCCGACAAAAACGGCCACCCCTACAAAACCACCGGCGGCCCCATGACCTACAACTCAACCCTCAAACGCGAAATACCAGTGGGGTGGGATGTTGCTCCTATATCTGAATTTATTGAGAAAAATTTTAATGGAGAATGGGGAAAAGAAGAGGCTTCCGAAGATGACATTCGTGTACACTGTGTTCGTGGAGCTGATATCGTTGATATGGTAGATATGCCCGTCCGTTATATTTCAACAAAAAAGAAAGATCGTATTCTGAATCCGAATGACATCATTGTTGAAATATCTGGAGGTAGCCCAACGCAATCTACGGGAAGAGCCACTTTTGTAACGCGGAATACATTAAATCGTTTTGATTCTCCCATGACGTGCTCAAATTTCTGTCAAATTATTCGATTGAAAGATGCCAAATGCGCTTCTTATTTCTTTGAAATGTGGCAGAAATTCTATGCAAGTGATATTTTCTTCAACTTTGAAGGAAAGACAAGTGGTATAAAGAATTTTCAGACAGACTCTTTTATAGCAACCCCTTGGGCTCATCCACCAAAAGAGTTGATGTATAAATTTGATGAAATGTATCAATCATTCATGAAAAAGAAAGAAAGGTTGATTGCTGAAAATCAAAAACTCACCACCCTCCGCGACAAACTCCTCCCACTCCTCATGAACGGCCAAGTAGTGGTACATTGA
- a CDS encoding class I SAM-dependent DNA methyltransferase, which yields MNIKDKTIALIDSLKATCQTYGMGNDGNEYKIITQVFLYKFMADKFGYELKKINDPCLKALKKSDKWEEEYAKLSKADREKVSLFLPPEVPVFKPDYLIANLWNKQAKGDFDVIFDETMVAIAKDNLDVFYTKTAQETKIPIFEKLTIFVTDDAQRANFARALVDKLVNFSFEDAFAEHYDFFSDIFEYLLKDYNTAGGGKYAEYYTPKAIAKIMARLLVGDNADLHNVECYDPSAGTGTLLMALSHQIGEDRCTIFAQDISQRSNKMLKLNLLLNGLVSSLDHAVQGDTLLEPYHKSDDGKSLKQFDYVVSNPPFKMDFSDTRDDIEKKWNARFWAGVPKVPNKKKESMAIYTCFIQHVVNSIKAGGKGAIVIPTGFITAKSGIEHKILERIVDEHIVYGVVSMPSNVFANTGTNVSVLFFDKTRKKTDNDKVTLVDASKLGKEYKDANGLKKVRLEDDEIEKIVTTFRKAKAVEDFSVVVTYGEVKEKGYSLSAGQYFDIKIDYVDITEDEFNAQMKADTEELAAMFAESHKLEKEIQKQLSNLKFN from the coding sequence ATGAACATCAAAGACAAGACCATTGCCCTTATCGACTCTCTCAAGGCCACTTGCCAAACGTACGGCATGGGCAATGACGGCAACGAATACAAGATTATCACCCAGGTGTTTTTGTATAAGTTTATGGCCGACAAGTTCGGCTACGAACTCAAGAAAATTAATGACCCTTGCCTGAAGGCACTCAAAAAATCTGACAAGTGGGAAGAGGAATACGCGAAACTCTCCAAGGCCGACCGCGAAAAGGTGAGCCTCTTCTTGCCGCCCGAAGTCCCGGTGTTCAAGCCCGACTACCTGATTGCAAACCTCTGGAACAAGCAGGCCAAGGGCGACTTCGACGTCATTTTTGACGAGACCATGGTCGCCATCGCGAAGGACAACCTGGACGTATTCTACACCAAGACCGCACAAGAAACGAAAATCCCCATCTTTGAAAAGCTCACCATCTTCGTGACCGACGACGCCCAGCGTGCAAACTTCGCCCGCGCCCTTGTCGATAAACTCGTGAACTTCAGCTTCGAAGACGCCTTCGCCGAACACTACGACTTTTTCTCTGACATCTTCGAATACCTGCTCAAGGACTACAACACCGCAGGCGGCGGCAAGTACGCCGAATATTACACCCCCAAGGCCATCGCGAAAATCATGGCCCGCCTCTTGGTGGGCGATAACGCCGACCTGCACAACGTAGAATGCTACGACCCCAGCGCAGGCACCGGCACCTTGCTCATGGCGCTCAGCCACCAGATTGGCGAAGACCGCTGCACCATCTTTGCGCAAGACATCTCGCAGCGCAGTAACAAAATGCTCAAGCTGAACCTGCTCTTGAACGGACTCGTTTCGAGCCTCGATCACGCCGTGCAGGGCGACACCCTCCTGGAACCCTACCACAAGAGCGACGACGGCAAGAGCCTCAAGCAGTTCGATTACGTAGTGAGTAATCCGCCCTTCAAGATGGACTTCAGCGACACCCGCGACGACATCGAAAAGAAATGGAACGCCCGCTTCTGGGCAGGCGTGCCGAAAGTCCCGAACAAGAAAAAGGAAAGCATGGCCATCTACACCTGCTTTATCCAGCACGTGGTAAACAGCATCAAGGCAGGCGGCAAGGGCGCCATCGTTATCCCCACCGGGTTCATCACCGCGAAATCCGGCATCGAGCACAAAATCCTCGAACGCATCGTTGACGAACACATCGTCTATGGCGTGGTCAGCATGCCGAGCAACGTGTTCGCGAACACCGGCACCAACGTGAGCGTGCTCTTCTTCGACAAGACCCGCAAAAAGACCGACAACGACAAAGTCACCCTCGTTGACGCAAGCAAACTCGGCAAGGAATACAAGGACGCGAACGGCCTCAAGAAAGTCCGCCTCGAAGACGACGAAATCGAGAAAATCGTGACCACCTTTCGCAAGGCCAAAGCCGTCGAAGACTTCAGCGTAGTCGTGACCTACGGCGAAGTCAAGGAAAAAGGCTACAGCCTGAGCGCCGGCCAGTATTTCGACATCAAGATAGACTACGTGGATATTACCGAGGACGAATTCAACGCCCAGATGAAAGCCGACACCGAAGAACTCGCCGCCATGTTCGCCGAAAGCCACAAACTCGAGAAGGAAATACAGAAACAACTGAGCAACTTGAAATTCAATTAG
- a CDS encoding type I restriction endonuclease subunit R encodes MPNLFTEATRVQLTAIQHLARIGYTYLGKISESGATPANIAFDPETNILVDIFAEQFKKLNPAATVSAQSVLSDIQKELDDDDLGQQFYKRLTSYSPLRLVDFEHPENNTYHCTAEFTCKNGDESFRPDITLFVNGLPLVFIEVKKPNNVGGMVAESKRMNDERFPKKKFRRFINITQLMIFSNNMEYDAKGGVVPIEGVFYCTAAKNEARFNCFREENPKRAAIAPFHANYPYLPIPADLEKRVLMDFNVPVLKENPEYKTNLDINTPTNRVLTSMVSPERLLFLLKYGIAYLHVEKEKDGQIESRHEKHIMRYQQFFAAMIIREKLAAGATSGIVWHTQGSGKTALSFHLSKVLKDYYAKQNKVAKFYFIVDRLDLLEQATEELSNRGLKVTTANSRTELMEQFRTQQALQGNAGVDEITVVNIQKFENDTEKVEIPNYATNLQRVFIMDEAHRGYKPGGCFLSNLFNADKNAIKIALTGTPLIGSEKASCKVFGDYFHTYYYDRSIQDGYTLKIIREDIETSYRKKLNDAYESVQKLVEKGSVSKDMIIRHPTYVKALLRYIINDLAKFRAMQGDNDLGGMIIAESSEQARNLYKFFNEIQDELNESRIQKINLKAGLILFDSDDKETRKQIINDFKKNYTIDILIVYNMLLTGFDAPRLKRLYFGRKIEDHNLLQAITRVNRPYKNMKRGFLIDFANIKKNFDETNAAYLQELNRYNDADTDPDDNLPDMYNQVMEDKDALINHMKVARQALFSYTTDNAEVFSTEISSLEDKKVLIELRKALELAKDAMNLVRTFGDEALKKDFEKLNIEKLPLMLSEVNHRIAMINQKETWTNSEATQFAVNEAMMNIEFNFSCIGTEELKIIDNGTELREKYKRALRGFLDNFDHEDPVFVELEQEFKRIFDKHGFTPENLAVYNEQNQAMNDILKRLEELRKSNDALLRKYNGDTKFAYVHKRIREENKAREPKRQAPIISKFDEDIVQALLTIKGTIDAKVFDRNDILKQDAYFGKTVMKEIADGLAHFPQIKPEMPDYLFIQQRVAKQYINQYNAYYGN; translated from the coding sequence ATGCCTAATCTTTTTACGGAAGCGACGCGCGTTCAACTGACTGCGATTCAGCATTTGGCTCGCATCGGCTATACGTATTTGGGCAAAATTTCAGAGTCTGGCGCAACACCGGCGAACATCGCGTTTGACCCGGAAACGAACATCCTTGTGGACATTTTTGCGGAGCAGTTCAAGAAGCTGAATCCGGCTGCGACTGTTTCTGCACAGAGCGTGCTATCGGATATCCAGAAGGAACTGGATGACGACGATTTGGGCCAGCAGTTCTACAAGCGCCTTACTAGCTATTCTCCACTTCGCCTAGTCGATTTTGAACACCCGGAAAACAACACGTACCATTGCACGGCGGAATTTACTTGCAAGAATGGCGATGAAAGTTTTCGCCCCGACATTACGTTGTTCGTCAACGGGCTTCCGCTCGTGTTTATCGAGGTCAAGAAGCCGAATAACGTAGGCGGCATGGTGGCCGAAAGCAAGCGGATGAACGATGAGCGCTTTCCGAAGAAAAAGTTCCGCCGTTTTATCAACATCACGCAGTTGATGATTTTCTCCAACAACATGGAGTACGATGCCAAGGGCGGCGTTGTCCCGATTGAAGGCGTATTCTATTGCACAGCTGCGAAAAACGAAGCGCGTTTCAACTGCTTCAGGGAAGAGAACCCCAAGCGTGCGGCAATCGCGCCGTTCCACGCCAATTATCCTTATTTGCCGATTCCTGCGGATCTCGAAAAGAGAGTCCTGATGGATTTCAATGTTCCGGTCTTGAAAGAGAATCCGGAATACAAGACGAATCTCGATATCAACACGCCCACGAATCGCGTGCTTACTTCTATGGTGAGCCCGGAGCGCTTGCTCTTTTTGCTCAAGTACGGCATCGCTTACTTGCATGTCGAAAAAGAGAAGGACGGTCAAATCGAGAGCCGCCACGAAAAGCACATCATGCGGTACCAGCAATTTTTTGCGGCCATGATTATCCGTGAAAAACTGGCAGCGGGTGCGACATCCGGCATTGTGTGGCATACGCAGGGTTCGGGCAAGACAGCACTTTCTTTCCACTTGAGCAAAGTCCTCAAGGACTATTACGCCAAGCAGAACAAAGTCGCGAAATTCTACTTTATTGTGGACCGCCTGGATTTGCTGGAGCAGGCAACCGAAGAATTGAGCAATCGCGGCCTCAAGGTGACAACGGCAAATTCCCGCACGGAACTCATGGAGCAGTTCCGCACGCAGCAGGCCTTGCAGGGCAACGCCGGTGTCGATGAAATTACCGTGGTGAACATCCAAAAATTTGAAAACGATACCGAGAAAGTGGAAATCCCGAATTACGCCACGAATTTGCAACGCGTGTTCATTATGGACGAAGCGCATCGCGGCTACAAACCGGGCGGATGTTTCCTTTCGAACCTTTTCAATGCCGATAAGAACGCCATCAAGATTGCACTTACCGGCACACCGCTCATTGGGAGTGAAAAGGCGAGTTGCAAGGTCTTTGGCGATTACTTCCACACGTATTATTACGACCGTTCCATTCAAGACGGCTATACGTTAAAGATTATCCGCGAAGATATCGAAACAAGTTACCGCAAAAAACTGAACGATGCTTACGAAAGCGTGCAGAAACTGGTGGAGAAGGGTTCTGTCTCGAAGGATATGATTATTCGGCACCCCACATACGTTAAGGCGTTGCTCCGCTACATCATCAACGATTTGGCGAAGTTCCGTGCCATGCAGGGCGACAACGACCTTGGCGGCATGATTATTGCTGAATCTTCGGAACAGGCGCGAAACTTGTACAAGTTCTTCAACGAGATTCAGGACGAACTCAATGAAAGCCGCATCCAGAAAATCAACTTGAAAGCGGGCCTAATTCTCTTCGATAGCGACGACAAGGAAACCCGCAAGCAGATTATCAACGATTTCAAGAAGAACTACACGATTGATATTCTGATTGTTTACAACATGTTGCTGACGGGCTTTGATGCACCGCGTCTTAAGCGATTGTATTTCGGTCGCAAAATCGAAGATCATAATTTGTTGCAGGCGATTACACGCGTGAATCGCCCGTACAAGAATATGAAACGCGGGTTCCTGATTGACTTTGCCAACATCAAGAAGAATTTTGACGAGACCAATGCCGCATATTTGCAGGAACTGAACCGCTATAATGATGCCGATACTGACCCAGACGATAACTTGCCCGACATGTACAATCAAGTCATGGAAGATAAGGACGCCCTTATCAATCACATGAAGGTGGCACGTCAGGCTCTGTTCAGTTATACCACCGACAACGCGGAAGTTTTCTCTACCGAGATTTCTAGCCTTGAAGACAAGAAGGTTTTGATTGAACTCCGTAAGGCCTTGGAACTCGCCAAGGATGCGATGAACCTTGTGCGTACTTTCGGTGACGAGGCCCTTAAAAAGGACTTTGAAAAGCTGAACATCGAAAAGTTGCCGCTCATGCTTTCGGAAGTGAACCACCGCATTGCGATGATTAACCAGAAAGAGACGTGGACCAACAGCGAGGCGACGCAGTTTGCCGTGAACGAAGCTATGATGAACATCGAGTTCAACTTTAGCTGCATTGGCACGGAAGAACTGAAAATCATCGACAACGGCACGGAACTGCGTGAAAAGTATAAACGTGCTCTTCGCGGATTTCTGGATAACTTCGACCACGAAGACCCTGTGTTTGTTGAATTGGAACAGGAGTTCAAACGCATTTTTGACAAGCACGGCTTTACCCCGGAAAACCTTGCCGTTTATAACGAGCAGAACCAGGCGATGAACGACATTCTGAAACGCCTTGAAGAACTCCGCAAATCAAACGACGCCCTCTTGCGCAAGTACAACGGCGACACGAAATTCGCCTACGTTCACAAGCGCATTCGCGAAGAGAACAAGGCACGCGAACCCAAGCGCCAAGCACCGATTATCTCGAAGTTCGACGAAGATATCGTGCAGGCTCTCTTGACCATCAAGGGAACGATTGACGCGAAAGTTTTCGATCGCAACGACATCCTCAAGCAGGACGCTTACTTCGGCAAGACCGTGATGAAAGAAATTGCAGACGGACTTGCGCACTTCCCGCAAATCAAGCCCGAAATGCCCGATTACCTGTTTATCCAGCAGCGCGTCGCCAAGCAGTATATTAACCAGTATAACGCCTACTACGGAAATTAA
- a CDS encoding type II toxin-antitoxin system HicA family toxin produces the protein MKFKDICDYARKKGWELGRINGDHHIFVKQGKRPVPIQRNKHEIEGVYLKRILKQFDQ, from the coding sequence ATGAAGTTTAAAGATATCTGCGACTATGCACGTAAAAAAGGCTGGGAGCTAGGGCGAATCAACGGTGACCACCACATATTCGTGAAGCAAGGCAAGCGCCCCGTTCCAATACAACGAAACAAGCACGAGATAGAAGGCGTCTATCTCAAGCGCATCTTGAAACAATTTGACCAGTAG
- a CDS encoding type II toxin-antitoxin system HicB family antitoxin, which produces MNYAAKIEKDKDMGFVVSFPDLPNVNAFGDTQEEALKQAKDALDGAMECDLDLGNTMILPKTMPDSDKGLYPVELSPRIEIAYKLFEARRGQKKSDVARRANITPQAYQRFETPKGSPSIETLYKLAHALGKQLVIEFV; this is translated from the coding sequence ATGAATTACGCAGCAAAAATAGAGAAAGACAAGGACATGGGCTTCGTGGTTTCGTTCCCTGACCTGCCCAACGTGAACGCGTTCGGCGACACGCAGGAGGAAGCACTCAAGCAGGCGAAGGACGCGCTCGACGGTGCGATGGAATGCGACTTGGATCTCGGCAACACAATGATTCTTCCTAAGACGATGCCTGATTCCGACAAGGGGCTCTACCCGGTCGAACTCTCCCCGCGAATCGAAATCGCATACAAACTTTTTGAAGCGCGCAGGGGTCAAAAGAAAAGCGATGTGGCACGACGCGCAAACATCACCCCGCAAGCATACCAACGTTTCGAAACTCCGAAAGGATCACCTTCCATCGAGACGCTCTACAAGCTGGCACATGCCCTCGGCAAACAACTTGTAATTGAGTTCGTGTAA